A genome region from Labilibaculum antarcticum includes the following:
- the gltB gene encoding glutamate synthase large subunit encodes MRNLRPKQQGLYDPENEHDNCGIGFVANIKGKKSFEIITRGLEVLCNMEHRGARGADNVSGDGAGILMQLPHNFFKKIGIKLPLAGRYGTGLIFLPKDEIEEKFCLEVLIQILEEEGLEFLELRDVPTDTNAIGEIARQSEPTIKQIFVGGNYEQDDLERRLYLARKQAESYVRATKMKEKEMFYMPSLSSKVLVYKGMFASDQLGKYYSDLQDPRMESAIAMVHSRFSTNTFPSWDLAQPFRIVAHNGEINTIKGNRLWMQARESLLKSEVFGDDIKKLFPVVEPNKSDSASFDNVLEFLFLTGRSLPHALSMMVPESWNGKNPIPDSLKAFYEYHSTFMEPWDGPASLVFSDGRYIGGTLDRNGLRPSRYVITQDDMIVMGSEVGIQHFKPEEIKEKGRLRPGKLLLVDTQLGIIIPDQEVKSQLTYRNPYQNWLKENRLDLKSIPVEKRVPSDIGDQFEICQKTFNYCKEDFERVLLPMATGAQEPVGSMGNDAPIPVLSPKPQLFFNYFRQLFAQVTNPPIDSIRENLVMDLTNYIGSVQKNLLDETAQHCKLIRFKSPLITNTDLGKIKKLKHEEFRHKSIDILFKASENGAGLESALDTICQLAEDAVDEQKNYIILTDRNISSSMAPIPVLLAVAAVHHHLIKKRKRMQIGLVVETGEAREVNHIALLIAYGASVINPYMSYAVIDKLVKDGRISLEYKTARKNYIKAVDKGLLKVMSKMGISTIGSYLGAQIYEALGVSKEVIDKYFTGTISRIEGIGLKEISEEVLCHHKKAYSEADPFDNQDLLTNNGNIHYRKNGEPHSWNPETIGLLQWATRTNDFSKFKEYSTIVNKETASPNFLRGFFDYKSNPIDISEVEPVENIMKRFCTGAMSYGSISKEAHETLAIAMNKIGGRSNTGEGGESSKRFYTSARSSIKQIASGRFGVNTEYLVNADELQIKVAQGAKPGEGGQLPGFKVDNVIAKLRNSTPGITLISPPPHHDIYSIEDLAQLIFDLKNVNPTACVSVKLVSENGVGTVAAGVAKANADLIVIAGCEGGTGASPLGSIKHTGLPVELGLAEAQQTLVMNDLRGRVKLQTDGQLKTGRDIVSMALLGAEEFGFATSALIVLGCVMMRKCHLNTCPVGIATQNKELREKFLGRSEWLVNYFTFLGEECRELMAELGIRKFDDLVGRSDLLTKRKNIDSWKAKTVSIENLIHLPKTEGHTINGANSKIKSIGEVLDHDLIKQSAKALHDGEKVWIDHKINNTDRTTGAMLSGKVALLKPKRVLEEDTINCIFRGSAGQSFGAFLEQGITFRLVGDSNDYFGKGLSGGKLVVYPSEKSKFKPEEQIVIGNTALYGATSGSAYIRGMAGERFCVRNSGGIAVVEGVGDHGCEYMTGGRVVILGKTGRNFAAGMSGGIAYVLNMEGRLDYFCNKSLVSLEPVENLYDVHELQAMIHEHLLLTQSSVASKILTHWEEYLPHFVKVIPYEYKKVLEEKKLKKIRRKLKGTQSQTEVHE; translated from the coding sequence ATGCGAAACCTTAGACCAAAACAACAGGGTCTTTACGACCCTGAAAACGAACATGACAATTGTGGGATTGGCTTTGTAGCCAATATTAAAGGAAAGAAATCTTTCGAGATTATCACTCGTGGACTGGAGGTTCTATGCAATATGGAACACCGTGGTGCTCGTGGTGCTGATAATGTGAGTGGTGATGGAGCTGGTATTTTGATGCAGTTACCTCACAATTTCTTCAAAAAAATTGGAATCAAGCTTCCTTTAGCAGGAAGATATGGTACCGGTTTAATTTTCTTGCCAAAAGACGAAATCGAAGAAAAATTCTGTCTTGAAGTTCTTATTCAAATTCTTGAGGAAGAAGGATTGGAATTTCTTGAATTACGTGATGTCCCTACGGATACTAATGCAATTGGAGAAATTGCAAGACAATCAGAACCAACAATCAAACAAATTTTTGTTGGCGGAAATTACGAACAGGATGATTTAGAGCGTCGACTCTACTTGGCTAGAAAACAAGCTGAAAGCTATGTACGTGCAACCAAAATGAAAGAGAAAGAGATGTTTTACATGCCAAGTCTCTCTTCAAAAGTTTTGGTATATAAAGGAATGTTTGCAAGTGACCAATTGGGGAAATACTATAGTGATCTTCAGGATCCGCGCATGGAAAGCGCTATTGCTATGGTTCACTCGCGTTTCAGTACTAACACATTCCCTTCTTGGGATTTAGCTCAACCCTTCCGTATTGTAGCACACAATGGTGAAATAAATACAATTAAAGGAAACCGCTTATGGATGCAGGCACGTGAATCTCTATTAAAATCAGAGGTGTTTGGTGATGACATCAAAAAATTATTTCCTGTAGTTGAACCTAACAAAAGTGATTCTGCGTCTTTTGATAATGTTCTTGAGTTTTTATTCTTAACTGGTAGAAGTTTGCCACATGCATTGAGTATGATGGTACCTGAATCATGGAATGGAAAAAATCCAATTCCAGATAGTTTAAAAGCTTTTTACGAATATCATTCCACCTTTATGGAACCTTGGGATGGTCCAGCTTCTTTAGTATTCTCGGATGGAAGATACATTGGAGGAACATTGGATAGAAATGGATTACGTCCTTCTCGTTATGTAATCACTCAAGATGACATGATTGTAATGGGGTCTGAAGTTGGTATTCAACACTTTAAACCAGAAGAAATAAAAGAAAAAGGAAGATTAAGACCAGGGAAGTTGTTACTCGTTGATACACAGCTTGGAATAATCATTCCTGATCAAGAGGTGAAGTCTCAATTGACTTATCGTAACCCTTATCAAAATTGGTTAAAGGAAAACCGCTTGGATTTAAAATCAATTCCAGTAGAAAAACGTGTTCCTTCTGATATTGGCGATCAATTCGAAATCTGTCAGAAGACATTCAACTATTGCAAAGAAGATTTTGAAAGAGTTCTTCTTCCTATGGCAACTGGAGCACAGGAACCCGTAGGATCTATGGGTAATGATGCCCCAATACCTGTATTATCACCTAAGCCACAGCTATTTTTCAATTACTTTCGCCAATTATTTGCTCAGGTAACGAACCCTCCTATTGATTCAATTCGAGAGAATTTGGTAATGGACTTAACCAATTATATTGGATCTGTTCAGAAGAATCTTTTGGATGAAACAGCTCAGCATTGTAAATTGATTCGTTTCAAAAGCCCGCTAATTACGAATACTGACCTTGGGAAAATTAAAAAGTTAAAGCATGAGGAATTCAGACATAAGTCGATTGATATTCTGTTTAAGGCATCGGAAAATGGAGCTGGATTAGAAAGCGCTTTGGATACTATTTGTCAATTAGCTGAAGATGCAGTTGATGAGCAGAAGAATTACATTATTCTGACAGATAGGAATATCTCTAGTTCAATGGCTCCCATTCCTGTTCTTTTAGCGGTTGCTGCGGTTCATCATCATTTAATAAAGAAGAGAAAGAGAATGCAGATCGGTCTTGTTGTGGAAACAGGTGAGGCTCGTGAAGTAAATCATATCGCTTTATTAATTGCTTATGGTGCCAGTGTTATTAACCCATATATGAGTTATGCGGTTATCGACAAGTTGGTAAAAGATGGACGAATTAGTCTTGAATACAAAACTGCTCGTAAAAACTATATAAAAGCCGTTGATAAAGGTCTGCTTAAGGTGATGTCTAAAATGGGTATTTCAACCATTGGAAGTTATCTTGGCGCTCAAATCTATGAGGCTTTAGGAGTTAGCAAGGAAGTTATTGATAAATATTTCACTGGTACTATTTCAAGAATTGAAGGTATTGGTTTAAAAGAAATTTCAGAAGAAGTTCTTTGTCATCACAAAAAGGCTTATTCCGAAGCAGATCCTTTCGACAATCAGGATTTATTGACCAATAATGGAAATATTCATTATCGTAAAAATGGAGAACCACATAGTTGGAATCCTGAAACAATTGGACTTTTGCAATGGGCAACCAGAACAAACGATTTTAGTAAATTCAAGGAATATAGTACGATTGTAAATAAAGAGACAGCGTCACCTAATTTCTTGAGAGGATTTTTTGATTATAAATCGAATCCAATTGATATTAGTGAAGTTGAGCCAGTTGAAAACATCATGAAAAGATTTTGTACTGGTGCCATGTCTTATGGTTCCATTTCAAAAGAGGCTCATGAGACTTTGGCCATTGCAATGAATAAAATTGGTGGCAGAAGTAATACTGGTGAAGGCGGAGAAAGTTCAAAGCGATTCTATACAAGCGCAAGAAGTTCTATCAAACAAATTGCATCGGGCCGATTTGGTGTAAACACAGAATACCTTGTAAATGCAGATGAATTACAGATTAAAGTAGCTCAAGGTGCTAAGCCCGGAGAAGGTGGTCAGTTGCCAGGATTTAAGGTTGATAACGTTATTGCTAAACTGAGGAATTCAACTCCTGGGATTACATTGATCTCTCCTCCTCCACATCATGACATCTACTCAATTGAAGATTTAGCACAGCTGATTTTCGACTTGAAAAATGTAAATCCAACGGCTTGTGTAAGTGTTAAGCTGGTATCTGAAAATGGTGTTGGTACGGTTGCTGCCGGTGTTGCTAAAGCGAATGCCGATTTGATTGTAATTGCTGGTTGTGAAGGTGGCACAGGTGCTAGTCCTTTAGGTTCAATTAAGCATACAGGGCTACCTGTTGAGTTGGGATTAGCTGAGGCACAGCAAACACTTGTAATGAACGACTTGCGTGGCCGTGTTAAATTACAAACCGATGGACAATTAAAAACTGGTAGAGATATCGTTTCAATGGCCTTACTGGGAGCTGAAGAGTTTGGGTTTGCTACAAGTGCATTAATTGTACTGGGATGTGTTATGATGCGTAAATGTCACCTAAACACATGTCCTGTCGGAATTGCAACTCAAAATAAGGAGCTTAGAGAAAAATTCCTTGGACGTTCTGAATGGCTTGTGAACTACTTCACTTTCCTAGGAGAAGAATGTCGTGAATTAATGGCTGAACTTGGAATACGAAAATTTGATGATTTGGTGGGGCGATCTGATTTATTAACAAAACGTAAAAATATTGATAGTTGGAAAGCAAAAACGGTTAGTATCGAGAACCTGATTCACTTGCCTAAAACAGAAGGACACACAATAAATGGTGCAAACTCTAAAATAAAGTCAATTGGCGAGGTTCTTGATCATGATTTGATCAAACAATCTGCGAAGGCTTTGCATGATGGAGAAAAAGTATGGATCGATCATAAAATCAACAATACAGACAGAACCACAGGAGCTATGCTTTCGGGTAAAGTTGCTTTACTAAAACCTAAAAGAGTTCTGGAAGAGGATACAATTAACTGCATCTTTAGAGGATCTGCCGGACAAAGTTTTGGAGCTTTTCTTGAACAGGGAATTACTTTCCGTTTGGTTGGTGACTCTAATGATTACTTTGGAAAAGGTTTATCGGGAGGAAAATTAGTTGTGTATCCTTCGGAGAAAAGCAAATTCAAACCAGAGGAACAAATTGTTATTGGAAATACGGCACTTTATGGTGCAACTAGTGGATCGGCCTATATAAGAGGAATGGCTGGAGAACGTTTTTGTGTTCGTAATTCTGGTGGAATTGCAGTTGTTGAAGGTGTTGGTGATCATGGTTGTGAATACATGACCGGAGGTCGAGTTGTAATTCTTGGTAAAACAGGAAGAAACTTTGCGGCTGGTATGAGTGGAGGAATCGCGTATGTCCTTAATATGGAAGGCCGATTGGATTATTTCTGCAATAAAAGTCTTGTTTCACTTGAACCTGTTGAAAATTTGTATGATGTTCATGAACTACAAGCAATGATCCACGAACATTTGTTATTAACACAGAGTAGTGTTGCCTCGAAGATACTAACTCATTGGGAAGAATATCTGCCACATTTCGTGAAAGTTATTCCTTACGAGTATAAGAAAGTACTTGAGGAGAAAAAACTGAAGAAGATTCGTCGAAAATTAAAGGGGACACAATCTCAAACTGAAGTTCACGAGTAA
- a CDS encoding glutamate synthase subunit beta, giving the protein MGNPKGFLEIKRKDAGYRAVRDRVGDFGEVEQTLNLDDRIDQAARCMDCGVPFCHWACPTASKIPEWQDAVYRENWEEASQILHSTNSFPEFTGRICPAPCEKSCVLALHNSPVTIRENEAAVIEKAFEYGYIKARPPKKRTGKKIAVIGSGPAGLSVADLLNRAGHNVTVFEKDDAIGGLLRYGIPNFKLDKGVIDRRLELFVEEGIEFKINQDVGGKVSFKELEAEYDAVCLAIGAMKPRDLSIKGRELEGVHFAMDFLKQQNKLIRGDEFTKEERISAKGKNVVVIGGGDTGSDCVGTSIRQKAKSVLQIELMPKPPEERKESNPWPYWPQTLRTSSSHLEGCERRWSLSSKEIIGEEGKVKKLTITQIEWTKDEKGQFKMNEVAGTEETIDADLVLLAMGFVHPVHEGLVNELGLELDGRGNIKTDAKGQTSNSKIFCSGDATTGASLVVRALDHGRKTALGIHQYLIA; this is encoded by the coding sequence ATGGGAAATCCGAAAGGTTTTTTAGAAATAAAAAGAAAAGACGCCGGCTATCGTGCGGTAAGAGATAGAGTTGGCGATTTTGGAGAAGTTGAACAAACATTGAATCTTGATGATAGAATAGATCAGGCAGCCAGATGTATGGATTGCGGTGTTCCTTTTTGTCATTGGGCTTGTCCTACGGCCAGTAAAATTCCAGAATGGCAGGATGCTGTATATAGAGAGAATTGGGAAGAGGCAAGTCAAATTTTGCATTCGACGAACAGCTTTCCTGAATTTACCGGAAGAATTTGTCCAGCGCCATGCGAAAAATCTTGTGTGCTCGCATTGCACAATTCGCCGGTAACGATACGTGAAAATGAAGCTGCCGTGATCGAAAAGGCGTTTGAGTACGGGTATATAAAAGCTCGTCCACCTAAAAAACGTACGGGTAAAAAGATCGCTGTAATTGGATCAGGACCTGCAGGATTATCGGTTGCCGATCTTCTAAACAGAGCTGGTCACAACGTAACTGTATTTGAAAAAGATGATGCGATTGGTGGATTACTTCGTTACGGGATACCTAATTTTAAATTAGACAAAGGTGTCATTGATCGACGGTTGGAACTTTTTGTTGAAGAAGGAATCGAATTCAAAATCAATCAGGATGTAGGTGGAAAAGTTTCCTTTAAAGAATTGGAAGCTGAATATGATGCAGTTTGTTTGGCAATTGGTGCTATGAAACCTCGTGATTTATCGATTAAAGGTCGCGAACTGGAAGGTGTTCATTTTGCAATGGATTTTCTGAAACAACAAAATAAACTGATACGTGGTGATGAATTTACCAAGGAAGAAAGAATATCAGCTAAAGGCAAAAATGTTGTCGTTATTGGTGGAGGAGATACCGGTTCTGACTGTGTTGGAACTTCAATTCGTCAAAAGGCAAAGTCTGTTTTACAGATAGAGTTAATGCCAAAACCACCTGAAGAAAGAAAAGAATCCAACCCATGGCCTTATTGGCCGCAAACCTTAAGAACTTCAAGTTCTCACCTTGAGGGCTGCGAGAGAAGATGGTCGCTTAGTTCTAAGGAGATTATAGGTGAAGAAGGAAAGGTGAAAAAACTTACCATCACCCAAATTGAATGGACTAAGGATGAAAAGGGACAATTCAAAATGAATGAAGTTGCTGGAACGGAAGAAACGATTGATGCTGATTTAGTTTTATTAGCGATGGGATTTGTTCATCCGGTGCACGAAGGACTGGTAAACGAATTAGGACTTGAATTAGACGGAAGAGGCAATATTAAGACTGATGCCAAAGGTCAAACTTCAAATTCGAAAATTTTCTGTTCAGGTGATGCAACAACAGGTGCCAGTTTGGTTGTACGTGCGTTGGATCACGGACGCAAAACAGCTCTGGGTATTCATCAATATCTTATAGCATAA
- a CDS encoding DUF6155 family protein, translating into MSKKDLKEYLQPLNKKQLQEQITDLYSRFKEVKQFYDFAFNPQENKLLEECKFKISKEYFPVSRRKAKMRRSVAQKFIRHFKKLGVEPSLIADVMLYQIEIAITYTSSKYVKQEAFYKSMLKSFAEAVTYINGNAIRNDFNDRIVRIADDVAEQNWMGWRGFEQLIK; encoded by the coding sequence ATGAGTAAAAAAGACTTAAAAGAATACCTTCAACCACTAAATAAGAAGCAACTTCAAGAACAAATCACAGATCTTTATTCAAGATTTAAAGAAGTGAAGCAGTTTTACGATTTTGCTTTTAATCCTCAGGAAAATAAATTATTGGAAGAGTGTAAATTCAAAATATCAAAAGAATACTTTCCAGTCTCGAGGCGTAAAGCAAAAATGAGACGCTCGGTCGCTCAAAAATTCATTCGCCACTTCAAGAAACTTGGCGTTGAACCAAGTTTAATTGCGGATGTAATGCTTTATCAGATTGAAATAGCAATCACCTACACTTCCAGTAAATACGTTAAGCAGGAAGCCTTTTATAAAAGTATGCTTAAATCTTTTGCCGAGGCAGTTACTTATATCAATGGAAATGCCATCAGAAACGATTTTAATGATCGAATTGTTAGAATTGCAGACGATGTGGCAGAACAGAATTGGATGGGTTGGAGAGGATTCGAACAATTAATCAAATAA
- a CDS encoding NAD(P)H-dependent flavin oxidoreductase, whose amino-acid sequence MKQRSTLKQILGIEHPILLAPMFLISNAKMVIEALKCGCTAAIPALNYRTEKELRAAIREIRQASSKPFGINLIVNKSNPKYKSQLLTLLELKVDFIITSLGNPKEVITACKPLGIKVFCDVTDVRYAIKVEQLGADAIIAVNSKAGGHCGDLSAKELISQLIQSTTIPIISAGGIMNKMEVAQMMEWGAAGVSVGTIFIATHEANVSQEYKQAMIQFGSKDIVKTSKLTGSPLTVINTSYVQRIGTKSNLWEWLINNSSVLKKYAKLILAWQGMNKVKKSAFKASYQNVWCAGPSIEAVKSIRSVPEVIKDLI is encoded by the coding sequence ATGAAGCAACGATCTACTCTAAAGCAAATTTTGGGTATTGAGCATCCAATACTCCTTGCTCCAATGTTTTTAATATCCAACGCAAAGATGGTGATTGAAGCTTTAAAGTGTGGTTGTACCGCCGCAATACCAGCTCTCAACTACCGAACAGAAAAGGAATTAAGAGCCGCAATTCGGGAAATTCGACAGGCGAGTTCTAAGCCGTTTGGCATTAATTTAATTGTAAATAAATCCAACCCAAAATACAAATCTCAATTATTGACTTTGCTTGAGCTTAAGGTCGATTTTATCATTACTTCCTTAGGAAATCCCAAAGAAGTAATTACAGCCTGCAAACCATTAGGAATAAAAGTCTTTTGTGATGTTACAGATGTGAGATATGCAATAAAAGTGGAACAATTAGGAGCAGATGCAATAATCGCGGTTAATTCAAAGGCTGGAGGTCATTGTGGTGATTTGTCGGCAAAGGAATTAATTTCTCAATTGATTCAGTCCACAACAATTCCCATTATTTCAGCAGGTGGTATAATGAATAAAATGGAGGTGGCACAAATGATGGAGTGGGGCGCCGCAGGAGTTTCAGTGGGGACTATTTTTATCGCCACTCACGAAGCTAACGTATCTCAAGAGTATAAGCAAGCCATGATTCAATTTGGTTCAAAAGATATTGTAAAAACAAGTAAATTAACGGGGTCGCCGCTTACAGTAATTAACACTTCCTATGTTCAGCGAATTGGCACAAAGTCTAATCTTTGGGAATGGCTGATCAATAACAGTTCTGTTTTAAAAAAATATGCAAAACTAATTCTTGCTTGGCAAGGAATGAATAAGGTCAAAAAATCTGCGTTTAAAGCGAGTTATCAAAATGTTTGGTGCGCTGGGCCAAGTATTGAAGCTGTCAAAAGTATTCGCTCTGTTCCGGAAGTTATTAAGGATTTAATATAG
- a CDS encoding YqaA family protein: protein MPQIARKNRKPKFQLLHQYYTYTGFYQFIGNNLKKAVIPFLLIVGLILFLEYYVLDFQSLFHETTKAYSRLNVFLLFFISESVLGLIPPELFIAWVKTLPAPVLNLSILALLSYLGGCASYFIGKTILTIPVVKTTVESKMHKHITNLRKWGGFLIVVGALLPIPFSIVSMASGIIDYSFRKYLLFGLFRFLRFLLFGLAIFNIMS from the coding sequence ATGCCACAAATTGCACGAAAAAATCGAAAACCAAAATTTCAATTGCTACACCAATATTATACCTACACTGGTTTTTATCAATTTATTGGTAATAATTTGAAGAAGGCCGTTATTCCTTTCCTGCTAATAGTTGGTCTTATTTTATTTCTGGAATATTATGTGTTGGATTTTCAAAGTCTGTTTCATGAAACAACTAAAGCCTATTCCAGATTGAATGTATTCCTGCTCTTTTTTATTTCAGAATCGGTATTGGGATTAATTCCTCCGGAGTTGTTTATTGCCTGGGTGAAAACACTTCCTGCGCCAGTACTAAATCTTTCTATTCTTGCCCTACTCTCTTATTTGGGTGGATGCGCCTCTTACTTTATTGGAAAAACAATACTTACAATACCTGTTGTAAAAACTACGGTTGAAAGTAAAATGCACAAACACATTACCAATCTGAGGAAATGGGGAGGATTTCTTATTGTAGTTGGAGCGCTGTTGCCAATACCATTTTCCATTGTAAGTATGGCGTCTGGAATCATCGATTATAGCTTTAGAAAGTATCTTTTGTTTGGATTGTTTCGTTTTTTAAGGTTTCTTCTGTTTGGTCTGGCCATTTTTAATATTATGAGTTAG
- the mnmE gene encoding tRNA uridine-5-carboxymethylaminomethyl(34) synthesis GTPase MnmE → MIDQSTICAISTAPGNGAIAIVRLSGTNALTICDKVFTAASSKQISEQKANTVHFGTIQDGEDIIDEVLVSIFRAPHSYTGENSIEIACHGAPFIQYRILQVLLKNGARSATPGEYTQRAFLNGKMDLSQAEAVADLIASSSAAAHKVALQQMRGGFSNEIANLRGRLLNFISLIELELDFGEEDVEFADRTQLTNLVNEIQSLIQKLVNSFELGNVIKNGVPVAIVGNTNVGKSTLLNALLNEDRAIVSDIAGTTRDAIEDTINLGGITFRFIDTAGIRTTLDKIESMGIERTYSKMKQAQIVLLLIDADRTIEDVNDSILRVNQAINRETQHLVVCINKIDLIADPQGFAKRLIGINADDKMLFISAKQKHNIDSLTDELLKTVNMGAINEQDVIVTNIRHFEALKNALGSIDRVNNGLEGQIPTDFLAQDIRECLHFLGEITGDISTDEVLGNIFKNFCIGK, encoded by the coding sequence ATGATTGATCAATCTACTATATGTGCAATTTCTACAGCTCCAGGAAATGGAGCCATTGCGATTGTGCGCCTTTCGGGAACCAATGCACTTACAATTTGCGATAAAGTATTTACAGCGGCAAGTTCAAAGCAAATAAGTGAACAAAAAGCCAATACAGTTCATTTTGGAACCATTCAAGATGGCGAAGATATTATTGACGAAGTTTTGGTGAGTATTTTTAGAGCACCTCACTCCTACACCGGCGAAAACAGCATTGAAATTGCTTGTCACGGTGCTCCTTTTATTCAATACCGTATTCTTCAGGTTTTGCTTAAGAACGGGGCTCGTAGTGCCACTCCTGGGGAATATACGCAACGTGCCTTTTTAAACGGCAAAATGGATCTTTCACAAGCCGAAGCTGTCGCTGATTTAATAGCATCAAGCTCGGCAGCGGCTCATAAAGTTGCATTGCAGCAAATGCGTGGAGGGTTCTCTAACGAAATTGCCAATTTACGTGGACGATTACTAAATTTCATCTCCTTAATTGAATTGGAATTAGATTTTGGGGAAGAAGATGTTGAATTTGCAGATCGTACTCAACTAACCAATTTAGTGAATGAAATACAAAGCTTAATACAGAAGTTGGTTAATTCATTTGAGCTAGGAAACGTGATTAAGAACGGTGTTCCTGTTGCCATAGTTGGAAACACAAATGTTGGTAAATCGACACTGTTAAACGCTCTTCTGAATGAAGATCGTGCTATTGTTTCAGATATTGCAGGAACTACGCGTGATGCGATTGAAGACACCATTAACCTTGGTGGAATAACCTTCCGATTTATTGATACTGCAGGTATTCGAACTACTCTGGATAAAATTGAGAGCATGGGAATCGAGCGTACTTACAGCAAAATGAAACAAGCTCAAATCGTCCTTCTACTGATTGATGCCGACCGTACTATTGAAGATGTAAATGATTCGATTCTTAGGGTTAATCAAGCTATCAATCGCGAAACTCAGCATTTGGTAGTTTGTATCAATAAAATTGATTTGATAGCAGATCCTCAAGGATTCGCAAAAAGATTAATAGGAATAAATGCAGATGACAAAATGCTCTTCATATCTGCAAAACAAAAGCATAACATCGACTCATTAACCGATGAACTGCTTAAAACAGTAAATATGGGTGCCATTAACGAGCAAGATGTAATTGTCACGAATATTCGCCATTTTGAGGCACTTAAAAATGCTTTGGGGAGTATCGATAGAGTTAATAATGGTTTAGAAGGTCAAATCCCAACCGATTTCTTGGCTCAGGATATTCGCGAGTGTCTTCATTTTCTTGGCGAGATAACCGGAGACATATCAACTGATGAAGTTTTAGGGAATATATTTAAGAATTTCTGCATCGGCAAATAA
- a CDS encoding helix-turn-helix domain-containing protein, whose amino-acid sequence MSSNLQIKKVCAWCEKPFVAKTTTTKYCSHICNSRAYKAQKKKEKIQQHTNLNIFDISEQSYDYLNSKEYLKVKEVSTLLGLCRQTIYNLIYTGQLKASKISPRITLIKRSDIDEMFAQANSKQIDPIQLVKKEMEFYSFSEIKEKFNIGDTWTYKLIKENDIPKVKRKGKSYYSKSHIDNHLKGKNLSSQIEIDDWATIKELCNELHMKESGIYSLVSREGIPKKREGRNMLYSRKHILISKGLQKESSPQFYSIEEAMLKFNLSRDSLYSIIKKHSISKLKAGKYIKVSKTELDKLLNPQI is encoded by the coding sequence ATGAGTAGTAATTTACAAATAAAGAAGGTGTGTGCATGGTGTGAAAAACCATTTGTTGCAAAAACTACAACAACTAAATACTGTTCCCACATTTGCAACTCTAGAGCTTATAAAGCTCAAAAAAAGAAAGAGAAAATCCAGCAACACACCAATCTGAATATTTTTGACATTTCAGAACAATCATACGATTATCTGAATAGTAAGGAATATCTTAAAGTAAAAGAAGTTTCTACACTTCTTGGTTTGTGCAGGCAAACGATATACAATCTCATCTATACTGGCCAATTAAAAGCATCAAAAATATCACCAAGAATAACACTCATAAAACGTAGTGATATCGATGAAATGTTTGCTCAAGCAAATTCAAAACAGATCGACCCCATTCAATTGGTTAAAAAAGAAATGGAGTTTTATTCATTTTCTGAAATTAAAGAAAAATTTAATATTGGTGATACCTGGACATATAAGCTTATCAAGGAAAACGATATTCCTAAAGTTAAACGAAAAGGGAAAAGTTATTATAGCAAATCACACATAGATAATCATCTCAAAGGAAAAAACTTATCTAGCCAAATTGAAATAGACGATTGGGCAACAATCAAAGAGCTGTGTAACGAATTACATATGAAAGAATCAGGAATCTACTCTTTGGTTTCCCGAGAAGGTATTCCCAAAAAGCGAGAAGGAAGAAACATGCTATATTCCAGGAAGCACATCTTAATTTCGAAAGGTTTACAAAAAGAATCCTCCCCTCAATTTTACTCTATAGAAGAAGCTATGTTGAAATTTAATCTTTCCAGAGATAGCCTCTACTCTATCATTAAGAAGCACAGCATATCAAAATTAAAAGCTGGCAAATACATAAAAGTTTCTAAAACAGAACTTGATAAATTGCTTAATCCTCAAATTTAA